In the Periophthalmus magnuspinnatus isolate fPerMag1 chromosome 11, fPerMag1.2.pri, whole genome shotgun sequence genome, aataaacattgttaaactgttccccgTGTTCTGTATTTGGTCCCCCCATCGGTCGTTACAACAAAATTATTACAATCATTTCAGTGGGCATGTGTGTcattgttaccatggagaccgGACAAGTATGTTAAGTCTGTAAATGAGACAAGGCCATAAATTGTAAACATCATTctaaattgtaaatataaacagATCTGAACACTATTTACTTTTTAGACACCAATTTTTCTAATCACAGTTTACGGGTGCAACATTTTTAGTATTTTCACACCTCTTGGGCCTCACACTTTAACATATGTCGTGTTGTGAAAGCAGCCACATGAGATTTCACTCAGGCTAATTTAGTTTCTTATTGTTCTAAGTGTCCTGGTAACGTGCTGCTTATTGGCTTTATTCATCTGGTGCATTTAGTGAGTCAGTGCTGAAGCAGCCTCCTGTCTGTGAGGATTAGAGGTTAGAATGTATGTGAGGCTCAAGGACGAGAGACGTGGACAAGGACAAACCAGCTGGGACCAACAGAAATACACTGGAGAGTCTATTACTTTCAATCCATAAGAATTCATATTGGCCAAAtgatattaaagatgcactatgtaacatctgCAAATAGGTGACAGTGCCAGgccaggttagatctgtggagaggtgagtcaGAGTATTTTTTTGGGTAAGAAAAACACCTGTAGTGGAATAATGTAAGATAGGTTAAATgctatattgtgaaacattccagtccAAAGCAATAGCctttccacggagacgagcaacCTAATGCCTTTGTACAATTAATATACAAAACATACGTCCACAATAAAATCAGGATTTCATAGATAAACAGTGCATCTTTGGCGGTCAGTCTTTACATTGATAAATAAGTTTGATTTCTGAATACACTGTGCAGTATTTGGACAAAATGCTACTTGTCTATTATCACCTCTAAAGGGAAATGCCTCAGAATCCATAAAACAATAATGCGCTGGttacttttaaattttgttACTGCAACACAAAACAGTCTTAAATGCTTTGTCAATACTCAGTTCATTGATACGTTGGTCTTCTTCGGGGAATACCTCTGTTTGAACAATACACCGGTTACACGATGTAATCAGACTCCTGCATTGTGGCAGTGTGCTCCATCGGGGTTCAGGGCTCTATTGATTTGTCAGGAAACTGTAAAACGTCATAACAACATTGACCATTTAGATAAGGAGGTTTAGATGCCTTGCAATATTAGAAACCTCTGGGTAAATGTTGAATAACATCTTAATATATAAAGGGATGGATTTATAATGCACCTTTCAAGAaacccaaagtgcttcacctTGCATTATTCATTAGCTCCATACTTGGTAGTGACAAGCTACTTCTGTACCTACCCGGGGatactgacagaagtgaggttGCCAATCTGTAATTTTGGCCCTCCGAATATAACCATTcactcaccacattcatacaggtAATGTGGGTGAATGGGTATGCACTAGAGGCACTGCCGCCACAGTGGCACTATTCCTATTCCAATtagcagtctcccatcccagAAACCAGGCCCAGTCCTGTTACACTTCAGAGATTAGATGAGATCACACATTGTCCACATGGTATGGCCACTATAATTTCCCCTTGACTAATTgaagctgttgtttttattcactttttggtCATCTAAATTACATAACATATAGTTGTATTTTcttgatcatttttattttcaatgaaTTTGGCAAATCtagatatatttttactttattttctaataattgtgTATGTTTTGTGACCAGAGAAGTAGGTTAGGAGGACATTTGTACTAAGTAAAAACTAGGACACTGAGTGTGGAAGGGAGGTTGAGTGTGTTTATAATGTGATGTGGCATAAGCTTACCACAGCACATCACAAAGTGGCATATAGAGCATCATTGTAGAAAAGACTCCTGCTATTCTGCAGAAAAAGTGACTCCAGTTACTCATGAATTCATTTGTAATTTTAGCCAGGGTGAGGATATGACTATAGCTTGTATGACAATTCACCCATTTTTGACAGAATTGGGTTACTGTGAATGATTAAACCTATAATGAGAAAGTGCGTAATTGGCTTTATCTAAAGAAcccactttctctctgtttaatCTCAGTGTGTCATTCTCCAATGTCAACTCGGGCCTGTGACTGTCTGCCGCTTCTTTAGCATTTAGCCTGTCGCCATTTCCCTGCTCAAACAGGGATAATTGCACATGTCCATACACGCTCAAAGAGTGTTCATGGACGCAGCAGTGCGCAGAGGGCAAAGCAGCAGGACAAAGCAGAGCCGATGTGGTGGCGCTGCGCGAGGACAGAGGTGCTGCATGCGTCGCGTTAGCGCATCTTACCTTCACCTGGAACCTAGGCGCCATGACAGTATAATAAAGTATCCAGGATCAGCTCTACAGCACACGGCAGCTCAGTGAAAGGGGAGGGGTCTCAGGGGCATAGAGCTGCAAGAAACCAGCGTAGAAATGCACGAGACATAAGGACACGAAAAGTACCGGGCTGAGGAACTTGCGCGTGTGTCCACGGCACTACGGCCCATTGTTCACACTTTGCGCATGATGCTACACTCAGCAGGTTTTGTTCTGGTCCAGGAGTAGCAGTGTCCCGCatcccgtctccatggaaaccagcatcCGAGAGACGTGTCATTTCCCCCTATCTGGCTTCATCTCCCCAAACATAAAGGCCCAAAAGAACCTGgcaaaatatgtctcatgttttttgtttttatcttggTTACTATTTCGTCTGCGCGAGGACGCAGGTCAGTGGTGAACGTGCGTGGTTTCTGATTTATGGTCCAGCGGGCCTTGTGGTGGTAGGCTGAGTATTTAAGGGTCATTTTAAGCGACACAAACTCATTGAGATTAAATATCATTTACGGTGATTGAGTTGGGTGTTTCGGCTTCATTCACAGTACATGGTTTACAGAACACGGCACACGCGCGCACTACTCACGTTGATGCGGCCCAAAGCGTCCGTCGTCGGTGGAGCTGCTTTGACGTCCATCTCTGTCACttgaaagaaaaagccacctgCTGTTGGCATCATCTGGGAATCAGCGACGAATTCAGGCCATGGGCCATATCATCCACTGCGAACGGTCCGGCTCTCCGTGTTTGGATTATTAGCTTGTTGGATACGCGATCCTAATTATTTAATGTATCTTAATTCCAGATTAAGTATCAAACAGATGGTTGACAGTCATCTTTTcccaaaataaaagtaaataaaaaatcgTTGTGCGGGTGGATGTGTGGCTCACGTCAGAGTGAATACGGCTGGAGAGACGCCTGTAGCAGACACCCCGCCCCCTCCCGAGCCGCCGCGCTCATGCTGCTGTCATGAATGTGCGCAGCAGCTTCATGAGAAAGGCCTAATCAACATGGCGCGCTATGATAGAGCATTTAGATCTATGAACGTGTAGCAATGCTCACAGTGAGgctattttttctttaaattgctaacataaacaaaacaacgaTCAAAGAGAAAGCAAACACCCTTGTGTTTGATGGTTAAATGTCTACAGGCATTAGTAAGTCATGCACATAACGTCCAACAGATGGAGCACTTAGCACAAAATACACAGCACAGAGAGTACGCTCGCCCAATAGACCACATGTGGCGCAAATACAATttcataattacatttttagggtacctacatattttaaatgtgttgtatgAAATAGTTGAGATATATTTCGGCATAATATTTTCTATTCAATCCAGTTAATACGCGTTTAGTTTTATGCGCAATTGAACTTGATGATGCAATGTCCCATTGTCCCCACAAGATGACACCCTTTCTCTTTGCTTGATTATAACATGTTCttcaactttatttattatgCTTGACTCTATGGTATCTGTTATTGTTGATGTCTAAAATGATTACAGATTGATGCCGAATATAATCAAAACTATTGAATATTGACGTGCGTAATGACGTGTGTAAAGGCCATAGCTGCGCAATTTGGATGTAGGCTGCTTAGTTTTCATTTCATAACTACTCTTGTCATTTAGCTTCTTTGTGAATATCTTGTACGGTTCTAGTAGTTTCTCTTTTAAAAGGGTCCACTGTCCACAGCCCGTGTCTGACTCAGAGCGCACAGAGCTCGGGGCGGTGCCACTGTATAAAACCTGAGCAAATCCAAACTCCAACTCCCGAACACTCTTCGTGCcctctcctgtcctgctctGGTAAGAACTAACACTAGTCTACTTTTTATCTGTTGTTTGGTATTGGTTATTATTTCGCATTCAATCCCTACCTCCATGGGCATGTGATGAATGTATAAGATTATGTGCTTAAATATATCAGTCACAAGTTTATTGGGAAACAATGACGTTTCTTCGTCTTCAAACTTCTGCTGTCTCAGCTCAGTTTACTTATTTGCCTGCGCCTGCGTATGTCTGTGTAAATTACTTAAGATTTGATTTGGGAATATTTTGTGGTTCAAACATTGCCAGTGAATATAGACCAATGGAGGAGGCtcaaataataatgtattaataatgatatagtttatatttatatagtttatatatatagttatacatagttatatagtttatatactatactatactaaaaATTGTCCTactatacaaattaaaattgtCATATAGTGCTAGTGCTACTTCACCATAGTTCATTTAAGTTAATAAACGTATGTACAGATATAGAGTCTGTTGGGTGCGGTTGTAGACTGGGCATGCTCAGACAAATCTAAGTAAATCTTAGTTACCtcagtgttgttttttccaAATTCCAACATGTCAGGGTCACTCTGCTTTGTTCATCATATAACCTCTTACCCCTCATACAATAGTCATTTAGGTCATCGGAAATAAGTggttgaaattttaaaaaagtggaTTGGATAGGCTACGTGGAGTGTAATTCTCTAACAACTTAATAACAGGCTGCTTCTTGGGAGTGTTGCTTATGCAGTGGGTGGGTAGGGCACTCAGAGCAAAGAGCACTTCTCCCTTATACACTCAGATACTTCAATAACTAATTCAACTAAAGGAGGACAAACTGTTGCTctatacttttgctttttaaatgtgctctcATCATCATCTGTAGATAATAACTAACCCATTACGAATATGCTTCTCACAATTCAGGTTTGGGCATTAAATGGGCACTAGCATAGTCCAATCATACATCAAGGAGAAAACAGTTTAATCTATTTATACACtttactgtgattggttaaagccagctgtcactcactcgaAGTTTTAGAAAAGCTAGATAATTGAAGAAATGTAATGGGGAGGAAAGTGTCACTGTTTTAAGAGACAACTGCATTAAACAGAGAAATAGTGAATTTGTATTGCGATATGTTGTATGAACAAAATAGCAGTTTGTCACAGGGATGAGACACTATATCGCTCAGCCCTGTAAGTCAACTACTTACTACTTTacttcatgtttttcagtaaaGAACCAGCCATGCCTTCAGAACTCGAGAACTGTATGGAGGGCCTGATCAAGGTCTTCCACCGCTACGCCAAGAACGGGAACCTCAGCCGCAAAGACCTACGAGAGCTGATGGAGTGTGAGCTCGCCAACTTCCTCAGGGTAAAAAAAACTCtattactcaaataggagtGACCCTTGAGTCTGTTTCAGATCCTTAAAGGGggcatattatgtaaaatcaatttttatgagcttttatcTATAAAACAGTGTCCCATCATCATTAACTTACTCACAGTTGTATTTAgattgatttatgcatgtttgagtgagaTTGTTTTGTCCtccatttgaggcttgagtgctcagaaaaatgcagttttcacCTATACTTCCTATCCACTACCCTCTGTGTCATACATGTAGGGTTAGAAAATGTCTGGGTGTGGGTCAGGTTTCCCAATTTCCTTAGGAGGATCTATAAAGCATACTGTATCTTACTCTAGCTCTGAACCAAAtatgaactgggactaaactgagctAGATCCTCCTTGAGTACCACCAGATAATTTAAAACCACAACTTTAAGCATCTCAGAAGTTTTGCGTATATTTACTGATTGTGCATTTGTCTTGATTGCAGTCTCAGAAGGACCCTGGCGCCGTGGACAAAATCATGAAGGATTTGGATGCTAATGGAGATGGGCAGGTGAACTTTGAGGAGTTTGTGTCTCTGGTTGTTGGACTTTCTATCGCGTGTGAGCAGTGCTATCAGATGCACATGAAGAAAGGAATGAAGTAAAGGAACCAAACGatagaagagaacaacacatttcaagttttttttgtatttttgattattaaaTATGCTGACTGTTTCAAAGTGTTGTGTCATAATTTACATCATTCAACAAATTCAATGACCTTGCATGGTAATAGTAACAGACAGTATTATCTTATGTGTCACAAGAGACAATAGCTTTGGTACCTCTAGTTTGTGAAAgcctttttattaattaatcatTGGATTTGTAAAGAGCCTTTCATGACATCCAAAGCACttaacagtgcattattcaggcactgccctggggcagactgactgaagtgaggctgccagtctgtgccaaCAGCCCCTCCaccaacacattcacacacacatcactttcATACTTGGCAATgcgggtcaagtgtcttgcctaaggacacaacaacaacaaggttTTGCCACTAGCaacccactgtggcacctggtgttcccagcggtctcccaagtactaaccaggcccaatcttgcttagcttctgagatttgACAAGATCAGGCTTCGACAAGCTGGTGTGGCCTTTAATGGGCTACAGTCATTGTTCACACACAATTTGGAGGAGTAGAAAAGTGTTTTGAGTAAACAGTATTGTGGCTTCTAAATGTGTCATGTTTAGGAAAATACTGTTTATTCTTTTGGTTTAATGGCAGTGCAGACTAAAGGCTGGCTGTTTTCATAACACATTTGTTTAGAAGGATAAGAACAATTTGAACAAACTTTAAACTGAAATTGCATAATATAATCACTAAAACTGGCAAATAAATTGTCATGTATTAAATAagattaaataagtaaaaaatgtgatttgagTAGAAAGACTTGAGTTTTGTCTCTAGAATAGGTACTTTTTCTTATGTGCAGTGCCAGCAACCAGGTCATTTGCCTTTTGTTCATACAATAATATCTGTTCAATTGGCAAACctttaaatacacttaaatCAAACTTAAATTCAAATTTACAACCCCTGAACTTAGCACTTGTACTCCCAACCTGCATATTTCAATACCACTACATTGGATCAGTTTTTCCATATTTTAAGTAATAATTCTTTTCATTAGCCTTATTTAGTGATGCGTGTTTAAGTCTCTGCTCCTTCCTGTCTCCTTATTTCCTGTATTCCAGCATGATTCAAGTTGTGCTTATGCCTAACCCACACCTGAAGCAATCTCATGTTTTCCTATGAGCGCACAGGGAGAGACAATCCTCTTTCTGTGTTTGATAATTCCTCGTTATCACTGTCAAGAGGAATCTGCAGAATGCCCGACCATAAACACGCCCTTTGTAAAGCCAGTGTTGAAACTGTGGACTCTGTGATTAGTTAGCGAAGATAAAATGGAACTTTTAGCCATCACATTGTCATGGGTATAACTagttctttatatagtctatggggAGAAGCGATCAAgtctactatgaatactaccattattactcctgctactactgttacttcagagtcacatatatatatatatatatatatatatatatatatatatatatatatatatatatatatatatatatatatatatatatatatatatatatatatatatatatatatatatatatatatatatatatatgttaccTCTGCTATTAGTATTTCTTCTTAcagctaataataaaaataagcaatGAAGTCTACTACTGCAATTATTAGCTACTATACAACAGCTACTCTCAGTGATtacactgctgctgctactattactacttcctACAACTGTGTGTGGACAAGATAAACAAATGCCTCTTTTATCAATGCTGTAATACTAACGCTACTGTTACATGAATAGGCCTGAATAATACTTGAatggagaccgctgggaataccaagtgccacagtgggtcagaagacacttcactcacagtgcctagtatgaatgaggtgtgtgaatgttggtggtggtggtcagagggtgcagattggcagctgcTCTTCCATCAGTCCACctcagggcagatgtggctacaatagcagcTTACCACTAGACCAAGACAAATGCACTATTATTACAAATAGTCCTACTGCTTCGTGCACGTAgtgaataataattttaaaatatgtatgaatAAAGAACAATAATGTCTACTACAACTGTTACTATAATGAGTACTataacagctactactactacccccCATAATATTGCTATACTGCTGTTAGCCTACTGCTTCTACTGCAATGGCAATACCCTGAGTACTGCTTCTTCCTAGCTTGGTTGGTTAAAGTAACAAAATCACTAAGGCCTGTCTGACTCACAGACCACACCATATCAGCAGCTCTGTGCAGTTTTTCCATGAACTCCCTTGGATGTGTCATAGTGTGGTGAAAGCTGGAAAATAGCAAAGAGGAAGGGGATGGTTCCAGCTCCAGACTGAGACATTTACGACCTAACTTTGCcattttcatttaaacattCTTGGCCAAATCTGAAATTCCTTACAGTTGTTCTTGACTTAAAGTGAATCTGTTATTCTGcatgtaatgtaaataaacatcaaGTCATAGCCGGAGGAACTGCTGCCTGTGAGTTCAAACTGAGAGAAAATCCACTGGGCTGGGCCTGTTTCTAAGGGCAACGGCTGTGCCTAACAACATCAAAACAGTGTGTTGCTAACCAAAACTTTGAGCAACTTTGTGTCGTTTTAATACTCATGTGAGGAGTTTAGATCTGATTAATGTGATTTCATTGTTGCCAGAGCATTTGGGCATTGTTAAGTTAACAAACACATCTGACCGGTTTTAAAAGACTATAATGAAGAGCTGAGACTAATTAGTTATTGgcaagaacaaaagaaaagcacTTCATAAAATCTGGGTCTCCAACTAGGTTAATATAACATGTGTGATTATTGAGGTTAACAACATAGccacttaaaggtgcaatatgtaactttcatgGTGGGGGGTCtgtttgccttgaatgttccacaatttggCAACTTATTAACTggatgttttaaaaaataaacacaacaaaataactTCAAAAACAATTCTTGGTATGAGTGGGGTCATGTCTCCACACCTGGAACATTGACTGCTGTGTCACCTATTGTCCTCAGGCAggcagatacgtttaatgccacactatggaacatgcCAGGCAAAGTATGTatatgtgcacctttaaaaaatacatctgaAGGCCACTGGATGAAAGAGAACTGCCGATATATGCAAGAAATAGAGATACAACATTAGCATAAGTACTTTATCTTAGTATTATGGTTTACGTCACTGTACTTGAGGTATGTCATGAGGCACATTTCAACAATAGATGCATTattagattaaataaataagataaatagcTGTTAGAtcatgtttgtatatatgtggTGTATATATGGGACTTTTCTTATTAGACTACTTCTGGTGATGATTTTATTAAGTCACAGGTCTTAAGTATAAATGCATGGATTAATCTGAACAAACAAGAGCCTACACACCTTCAACAAATTGCTTTTCCAACTGTCCCTCCAGCTATATGTATTAACAACTCTAGCTATCTCTCTAACGTAACCCTTTCACAAAATTAGGTGTTAAATTTTACTAAATACACACTGTTGAAGATATGTATTACCCAGTTAAAGGGATCAATACAACTGCTGAGCAAAGTCATTATCTTCACAGCACTCTAGAACAATTGTAACAAGTAAGCCCGTTAGCACAAGAGCAACTGGgcaattacatttaaatattaaaatgaaaatgcccTCTATCTCTTATAACAGTGTTACAAATAACCTGCGTAATTTCTGCTTTAGCACCAACTTGCACCTGTTTGAATTAAAACTGGGTGCCTCGAAGATATTAAGATTGCATTCTGTATTGTTTTATGAGGAAATCACAAGACCCACTGCTTAAGGAAATTGCACTACTGTATCTGTCCACAAGAGGGCACACGAGttaaacctctctctctctctccccctggcTATGGAGAGTTGGTAAGTCATTTTAACAGTCTGCAGTTGTTGTACCAGATGTTTTCTACCACCAAAATACAATAACAGTTTAAGTacatgttctattttggttGGATTAAGCAACTCACAGCTACAAAACAATTTATAAAAAGTGTTGATGATGAGTTTGAATTTTATCTCTTTCTGCAGTGTTTGTGAATTCAAAGCCACGGTAACTTGCTCTTAAACGCAGGGGAGACATTTTCGAGGTTTGGGGCCACACAGAGGCAAGCAAACAAAGAGAGTTGCAGTTGAAGTTTTGTCCCGTGTGGCTGTGTGCGGTGACTCATGTGTTCAGGGAGCTGAGAGTGAGTCACAGATGAAGTATTGGAGAGAAATGATCAGATCTctaacaaaaatacagaattaaAAAGTCCTCATCGGGATATGCAACTTGTTTTATCCCTACAATATTATACAACTATCTAATACATTGAAACCTACTGAATGAGTGAGTTAAATGCATGTTGGTGTATAACCCATCAGCAGTAAAGtaaagatttggctttctgagtactaccagaactaaaccaggtctttaaCAGAACTATTCTAGGTCTAAATCTAGGTCTAAGATAGAACTGGATCATTGCCACAGTTGAAACTTTCCTAAAGGAGGAATAAAATGTGGATAAAATATAGTGTAATTTAACAGAAGACGAGTCTGTGTACTTTCTGAAGGCGTCAGTcgtataaaaacatgcaatcaACAGGAACACTGGTGCACTCATCAGAGGACCGTCCTGGATTGTTGCATTTCAAAACTGTTCTGGTAATGTAATAAAACAACTTGCCAAATGTTATTTAATGAGATATTTGAAGATAAACcaattcacaaataaaaacagatgttgGTGTGCTGCTGTATGTTTAGTGACATGTCAAACATCAAATCAAGTACATGGAGGAAACGCTGCACTAATTACATCGGTGGTCTTCTTCTTATTTTCCTCTCTATTCAGTGACAtatcaaaaatactttaatttcCTTTAGGCCACTTGGCAAACTCATCATGTGTGGTGTGGACGGCTTCAGCTGAACCTTCTGCAAAACATAcctggcaaagcaaaaacaacacactttCACAACATTAGGAGGGTCACCTAAACCAGTATGGCTTTAGGCAACACATGTTCAACAATAAGAACAATGTAATGACCGTTGTGGTTACCTGGGTGATATATATGTGCATACAGGGGTGTGCATAGTGAAAAGGTATACAGCTTGTCTCAAACTTGTGTAAAAATCATGCACTATTTTAGTAGAAAAACGTTGGTATTTTAAGTTAGATTTTCTTTTGTGGATATTcacaaaaagtgcaaataaacCTCTGACTCTGtaacaaacatgtttaaagccTCTACATGACCACAGATGACTGACTGGCTTTAATTATACTGTGGCTAAACCAGGGAGGAACCAAACTTGCCCAACGCTGCATACTTTAAACACAAGCTATCATTTACTATCATTTAATATGCCCCCATTCTTtacactgtactgtattgttttaGAAGTAGTACTGATATAACTTTACTGATTGATAATAAGTTATTTGTTCAAACTtggaaaaatgttttgttttggcattTTTGGACTTGCataacattttttgtgtttttactttagACCCCTTCTATCCTTTGCATGCAAATCTTACCACTTTGGAGTCGCATGAATAGTCACTACGGGTTTGTTGACGTCTATTACCAAAGCAACAATATAGTGATTCTTCAACTAAATCAAAAAAGACATGAAAAC is a window encoding:
- the s100a10a gene encoding protein S100-A10a; this encodes MPSELENCMEGLIKVFHRYAKNGNLSRKDLRELMECELANFLRSQKDPGAVDKIMKDLDANGDGQVNFEEFVSLVVGLSIACEQCYQMHMKKGMK